ttttgttttgatctctcccaccgacggagcaccacagtttctttagaaactagaaatccacgGTCTAATGACAGCTTAGCGTAgaacgtttaaaaaaaaatttgttctcTTTCTCACCTCTAAACCTGGTAAAAGGCTTTTCTTGGATCTCCGACGATAATCCAAAATCGATCAGCTTTGCCTCATCACAGCTCATATCAATCAGAATATTTTCAGGTTTCACATCTCGGTGCAGAACTCCATTCTCTTCGCAGCAAATGTTGGCATTCAGGACTTGAGTGAAATATTTTCGTGCTTCCTTCTCTGTCAGCGCAGATTTGGCCTTGTATCTATCCTCAATGATTTGGAACAAATCTTTACAATTTTCTGGTCTTTCCATCACGTACACGAAGAAGTCGTCGATCTCGATCACCTCGTAAATGTCGATCACATTGCGGCTGTgagcttggaattggaaataCGCTTCAGCTGGAATTTCTTTTCCATCGATCTGTGAATAATGTATAGAAATGAAAAAGAGTGTCTGccaacaatttattttttacccaaaatgaATTACACTACCGGTGGTTTTGCCTGCACGAATGAGGATGAAGTTGCGAGGGAGGGGGCGGAGAGATTTGTTCTCCCGACAAGACCCCCTGCTATGCAGGCGCTCTGCTTAAAAAGTTGGTCTTCGAAGCTAgcaaaaaatatgaaatttccaAGCGAACAAAGAATACCTCAGTGGAAAATGCATAAGAAAGAAAGTCGTTTGGAATAtgtaaatttttgctttttgttgagATTTCATTCTGTGTATACTTACCTTCCTAAATTCCTTAACTGAACCCTTGTGGACAAATTTTATCGCCACCTGTAAATGAAATCAGCCATGGAAGTAAGTTTGGTTCGGGTCATATTAACTTAAACAAAAGATATACAGTAATTTGAACAACGGACGGCCTCATCATACACGCGCGAGCGCCATTAACATTCGTCAGAAAAGTTTACTCGCGAATACAAACAAAGCACCAATCatcattaacatcgacaaagtTAACATACCGGAAGATTGTCTTTCTTTTGTGTGGCAGAAATTACTTGGCCGAACCCTCCAGCTCCAAGCATTTTTCCAAACTCATAATTATCAAATTCAGCTGAaattaaacaaaagcaaaagtcAGTTTGTGTGTTTATACCCCAAGTATCTTCACCGATCGTTGTCAAAACTTGATAGGTGTGATCGGGAAGCTTCAGCCAAGAAGACGACAGCAGcgccaaggaaaacgtcactagTGACTATTTTATAATGTTGACGGTAGGTGAAATATGAAGGTATGCTATTGGTGGATTCAAACCGATTTCACTTGGAATAAAATTCTTCCAACCTACCTCGAGGCGCCAGTTTTTTGATGTACTGTGGGGTTTCCTCAGGGATGTTAAAATCTGAGTCGCTGCCATCACAACTTGAGTTCTCACTGGAGAAGTAGCTTCCTGACAAAGAGAATGGATTTTCACCAGTTGACCAAGACACTTCCTGAAAGTAAACCAGGAATATGTAAAGCAACTCATT
The nucleotide sequence above comes from Acropora muricata isolate sample 2 chromosome 12, ASM3666990v1, whole genome shotgun sequence. Encoded proteins:
- the LOC136893818 gene encoding serine/threonine-protein kinase pim-1-like, with protein sequence MARMADHCTGIAEEVSWSTGENPFSLSGSYFSSENSSCDGSDSDFNIPEETPQYIKKLAPRAEFDNYEFGKMLGAGGFGQVISATQKKDNLPVAIKFVHKGSVKEFRKIDGKEIPAEAYFQFQAHSRNVIDIYEVIEIDDFFVYVMERPENCKDLFQIIEDRYKAKSALTEKEARKYFTQVLNANICCEENGVLHRDVKPENILIDMSCDEAKLIDFGLSSEIQEKPFTRFRGTKSYMPPEYYKSKQYDGCQGTVWQMGILLVDMLSPVFNAFEHIRDAFTKPPYVPSDLSPEVKNLIHSLLNINPVNRPSLKEILRHPWIVQHKS